One part of the Flavobacterium johnsoniae UW101 genome encodes these proteins:
- a CDS encoding helix-turn-helix transcriptional regulator — protein MKIEVTDKNGSGILHKLADAMGASIRGRFVDIPEKLGEGYMTGFTWGNELRMMIRNYYLKEEIVLERKNEIPEGQENVIFFLSGIFDTSLQQKEKTSPEQPNVFICMQSVSSVVAMPQNTFFKSITISASREYLQQQFGALHHPVISSILTSKDTFVYETGISPAMVTTASEMIHQLVPESLENHYNKLKCEELLCHIFALLLQRDETPASGIHIKDIKSLYAIKYHLQSNLDKAPDIASLAKEAGMSEPKLRKLFKQTFGKGVFEYYQFMRMQEAARLLKENHLSVSEVGYELGFTNLSHFSRVFEQHIGLKPKKYSSL, from the coding sequence ATGAAAATTGAAGTTACAGATAAAAACGGTTCAGGAATTCTGCATAAGCTTGCTGATGCAATGGGAGCATCTATCCGCGGGCGTTTCGTTGATATTCCCGAAAAATTAGGCGAAGGTTATATGACAGGATTTACCTGGGGCAATGAGCTGCGCATGATGATTCGGAATTACTATTTAAAAGAAGAAATTGTACTCGAACGCAAAAATGAAATTCCTGAGGGACAAGAAAATGTAATATTTTTTCTAAGCGGTATTTTTGATACTTCTTTGCAGCAAAAGGAAAAAACCTCTCCGGAACAGCCCAATGTTTTTATCTGCATGCAGTCTGTTTCGTCTGTAGTTGCAATGCCTCAAAATACTTTTTTTAAAAGCATAACAATTTCGGCATCCAGAGAATATTTACAGCAGCAATTTGGAGCACTGCATCATCCTGTTATTTCAAGCATCCTTACTTCTAAAGATACTTTTGTTTATGAAACCGGAATTTCTCCTGCAATGGTCACAACAGCAAGTGAAATGATTCATCAATTGGTTCCGGAAAGTTTAGAAAATCATTATAATAAGCTCAAATGCGAAGAACTTTTATGTCATATTTTCGCTTTGTTATTGCAGCGGGACGAAACTCCTGCAAGCGGCATTCATATTAAAGACATAAAATCGCTTTATGCCATAAAATACCATTTGCAGTCCAATCTTGATAAAGCACCTGATATCGCTTCATTAGCCAAAGAAGCCGGAATGAGCGAGCCAAAACTTCGAAAATTATTCAAACAGACTTTTGGAAAAGGTGTTTTTGAATATTATCAGTTTATGAGAATGCAGGAAGCGGCAAGGCTTTTAAAGGAAAATCATCTATCTGTTTCAGAAGTTGGCTATGAGTTAGGATTTACCAATTTAAGCCATTTTTCAAGGGTTTTTGAACAGCATATTGGTTTAAAACCGAAAAAATATTCCAGCTTATAA
- a CDS encoding FAD-dependent oxidoreductase: protein MLLDNKKIAIIGGGPGGLTLARLLQEKGALVKVYERDQDRYVRQQGSTLDLHEDTGLKALLTAGLMDDFKKNYRPGADKMKITDRNMTVVYNDGDEKPEEDFGNVHFRPEIDRGPLRDLLISSIKEENIVWDSKFTEMKPSGSGWEISFENGTTAYADLVIASDGANSRVRKYITDIQPVFSGVTAIEINVYNAEKNAPKLWKLVNDGKIFALEQRKTLLFSAKGDGTLTLLIGLKTAHDWLAKSGIDFTNKTEVSEWFKEEFKNWNPDWQELFESDDVWLTPRPMYHFPLDQSWKPLPNLTMIGDAAHRMPPYAGEGANQALADALELYEVLTSNLFVNMEDAIGFFEKRMCTRTSEITEITLQQTEAMHDENNLQLLIDFFNEVV, encoded by the coding sequence ATGTTACTAGATAATAAAAAAATAGCAATCATTGGCGGAGGCCCAGGCGGATTAACTCTTGCCAGATTATTACAGGAAAAAGGCGCATTAGTAAAAGTATACGAGAGAGATCAGGATCGATACGTTCGCCAGCAAGGCTCTACATTAGACTTACACGAAGACACAGGGTTAAAAGCTTTGCTGACTGCAGGATTAATGGATGATTTTAAAAAGAATTACCGCCCCGGAGCTGATAAAATGAAAATTACTGATCGTAATATGACAGTGGTTTACAATGATGGTGATGAAAAACCGGAAGAAGATTTCGGTAATGTGCATTTCCGCCCGGAAATAGACCGAGGTCCGCTGCGTGATTTATTAATTTCATCTATAAAAGAAGAAAATATAGTATGGGATTCTAAGTTTACAGAAATGAAACCATCAGGATCCGGCTGGGAAATTTCTTTTGAAAACGGAACAACTGCTTATGCTGATTTGGTTATTGCTTCTGATGGCGCCAATTCGCGTGTTAGAAAATATATTACAGATATTCAGCCTGTATTTTCTGGGGTTACTGCAATTGAAATCAATGTTTATAATGCCGAAAAGAATGCACCTAAACTTTGGAAACTGGTTAACGATGGAAAAATATTTGCATTAGAACAAAGAAAAACGCTTTTATTTAGTGCCAAAGGTGATGGAACTCTTACACTTTTAATTGGTTTAAAAACAGCACATGACTGGCTTGCAAAATCTGGAATTGATTTTACAAATAAAACCGAAGTTTCAGAATGGTTTAAAGAAGAATTTAAAAACTGGAATCCGGATTGGCAAGAACTTTTTGAAAGTGATGACGTTTGGCTTACACCGCGCCCTATGTATCATTTTCCGTTAGATCAGTCTTGGAAACCTTTGCCAAACCTTACCATGATTGGAGATGCCGCGCATCGCATGCCGCCGTACGCGGGAGAAGGAGCAAATCAGGCGCTGGCTGATGCATTAGAATTATACGAGGTTTTAACTTCTAATTTATTTGTGAATATGGAAGATGCAATTGGCTTTTTTGAAAAAAGAATGTGCACCAGAACTTCTGAAATTACCGAAATTACCTTGCAGCAAACAGAGGCAATGCACGATGAAAATAACCTGCAGCTTTTGATTGATTTTTTTAATGAAGTTGTTTAA
- a CDS encoding helix-turn-helix domain-containing protein gives MSLLIQSALPDSSISHFVHSFWMLENNTGKDIPSTILPNGMVDLALMNMGSQNWEISIRGLDTVPSAINIPVATKMFSIGFKLLAVEYLLGDSIKDVLNGGKNLSDEIWQFEETDLNTFENFCSKATQIIKGIFIENIDNRKTKLFDLIYSSKGSLSVQELSDNVFWSSRQINRYFNQQFGISLKAYCNILRFGSSFKPISEGNLFPDQNFTDQNHFIKEIKKYSGVTPKELSKNVEDRFMDITAIKKFNK, from the coding sequence ATGAGTTTATTAATTCAATCCGCTTTACCAGATTCATCTATTTCGCATTTTGTACACAGCTTTTGGATGCTTGAAAACAATACCGGAAAAGATATTCCGTCGACGATACTGCCAAACGGAATGGTTGATCTTGCTTTAATGAATATGGGTTCTCAGAACTGGGAAATATCAATTCGCGGTTTAGATACTGTACCAAGTGCAATAAATATTCCTGTTGCAACAAAAATGTTCTCTATTGGATTTAAGCTTCTGGCTGTAGAATATTTGCTTGGAGATTCTATTAAAGACGTTTTAAACGGTGGAAAAAACCTTTCAGATGAAATATGGCAGTTTGAAGAGACTGATTTGAATACTTTTGAAAATTTTTGCAGCAAAGCCACACAAATAATTAAAGGAATTTTTATTGAAAATATCGACAATAGAAAAACCAAACTGTTTGATTTAATTTATTCTTCAAAAGGTTCTTTGTCTGTTCAGGAACTTTCTGATAATGTGTTTTGGAGCAGTCGTCAAATTAACCGTTACTTTAATCAGCAATTTGGAATTTCGCTTAAGGCTTATTGCAATATTCTTCGTTTTGGATCGTCATTTAAACCCATCAGCGAAGGGAATCTTTTTCCTGATCAAAACTTTACAGATCAGAATCATTTTATAAAAGAAATCAAGAAATATTCAGGCGTAACTCCAAAAGAACTCAGCAAAAATGTAGAAGATCGCTTTATGGATATTACAGCGATTAAAAAGTTCAACAAATAA
- a CDS encoding VOC family protein: protein MENSQNQSDAASKVTGIGGIFFFLENPKETKEWYAKNLGLEINEWGSASFESRNLDNPEQIESTQWCPFKKGDEYFSPSKKEFMVNYRVQNIEGLLEKLKANGVTILDDIETYEYGKFVHIMDTEGNKIELWEPVY from the coding sequence ATGGAAAACTCACAAAATCAATCTGATGCAGCATCAAAAGTGACAGGAATTGGCGGAATTTTCTTTTTTCTTGAAAATCCAAAAGAAACTAAAGAATGGTATGCGAAAAACTTAGGGTTAGAAATTAACGAATGGGGTTCGGCAAGTTTTGAATCCCGAAATCTTGATAATCCGGAGCAGATCGAATCAACGCAATGGTGTCCTTTTAAAAAAGGTGATGAATATTTCTCACCGTCAAAAAAAGAGTTTATGGTTAATTACCGTGTTCAGAATATTGAAGGACTTTTAGAAAAACTAAAAGCTAACGGCGTTACGATTCTGGATGATATAGAAACGTACGAATATGGTAAATTTGTTCATATTATGGATACTGAAGGCAATAAAATTGAACTTTGGGAACCTGTATATTAA
- a CDS encoding FAD-dependent oxidoreductase: protein MLLTNKKTAIIGAGPVGLTMARLLQQNGINVTVYERDKDPKARIWGGTLDLHKGSGQDAMQKAGLLEEYYKKAIPMGRIITDYLGNVLFSKETSVEEQYDGPEINRNDLRTLLINSLEKDTVIWDRKLIKAEEQNNKWVLHFENGEIETADFVIGANGGMTAIRKYLTDAAVEFTGTYMIQGEVSEPEIKCPDFYKLCADKILMTSNNGNLLVANPKNSNVLSYNVIFKMPEILELDFKNSDSVIEFISERFKDWDAVYKQLFQAASFFTGLPTKKISVEEWKNNRPLPITLIGDAAHLMPPFAGQGANIGLLDALILSENLTNRDFKTIEEAVFDYEQQMQLYARKAQEETRINEIKMLKRDFTFLKFAN, encoded by the coding sequence ATGCTACTTACAAATAAAAAAACAGCCATTATAGGCGCCGGGCCGGTTGGTTTAACAATGGCCAGATTATTACAGCAAAACGGAATTAATGTTACCGTTTACGAAAGAGACAAAGACCCAAAAGCAAGAATCTGGGGCGGTACGCTGGATTTACACAAAGGTTCTGGGCAAGATGCGATGCAAAAGGCGGGACTGCTTGAGGAATACTACAAAAAGGCAATTCCGATGGGGAGAATCATAACCGATTATCTTGGAAATGTATTGTTTAGCAAAGAAACATCGGTCGAAGAACAATATGACGGCCCGGAAATCAACCGAAACGACTTAAGAACATTACTAATCAACAGCTTAGAAAAAGATACTGTGATTTGGGATAGAAAACTGATTAAGGCCGAAGAACAAAACAATAAATGGGTTTTACATTTTGAAAATGGCGAAATTGAAACCGCAGATTTTGTTATTGGAGCAAATGGCGGCATGACTGCTATTAGAAAATATCTTACTGATGCAGCAGTAGAATTTACAGGAACTTATATGATACAAGGCGAAGTATCTGAACCAGAGATAAAATGCCCTGATTTTTACAAACTATGTGCTGATAAAATTTTAATGACTTCTAATAATGGGAATTTATTAGTTGCAAACCCTAAGAACAGTAATGTTTTGAGTTATAATGTGATTTTTAAAATGCCAGAAATACTTGAATTGGACTTTAAAAATTCTGACTCTGTAATTGAGTTTATTTCAGAAAGATTTAAGGATTGGGACGCTGTTTACAAACAATTATTTCAAGCTGCTTCATTTTTTACTGGTTTGCCCACAAAAAAAATATCAGTCGAGGAATGGAAAAATAATCGTCCCTTACCTATTACGCTTATTGGCGATGCAGCGCATTTAATGCCTCCTTTTGCGGGACAAGGAGCTAATATCGGGCTTCTGGATGCTTTAATTCTATCAGAAAACTTAACAAACAGAGATTTTAAAACCATAGAAGAAGCAGTTTTTGATTATGAACAGCAAATGCAGCTTTATGCACGCAAAGCACAAGAAGAAACCCGAATAAATGAAATTAAAATGCTGAAAAGGGATTTTACATTTTTAAAATTTGCCAATTAA